The genomic stretch GAGTACGGACGCGATCTGCGTGGATTTGTACACCGTGGCAAGCAGTTGATCCAGATCGCGCGCGTGCTGTTGAGTAGGTGGCAGATGAGATGAATCCTTATTGGGCAGGAACGGCTGTAGGGCTGTTAATGGCGTTTTGGGGCGGTTATCTGCTCACGACTTTGATGGTCCCCCCTTTGCAAACCGCATTTCAAAAAGCGGGTCTGATGCGTCCCAACTTTGCAGGGAAGCAGGTGCCAGTCGGGATGGGGAGCGCGTTGTGGCTCGGGATGTTTTTGACGGTGGTCCCGTTTTTTCTGCTGAGCGACCTGTTGCCGATCCCATGGGCGATGGTGCAGGATCTGATCGGATTGCTGATTGTCGGGACAGGTTTTTTTGTGATCGGCCTGCTCGACGATGTAGCGGGCAATCGAGAAGTGACCGGCATTCGTGGGCATTTGAGAAAATTGCTGTGGGGGCGGGAGCTGACCACAGGGTTGATCAAAGCGCTGGCGGGTCTGTTCACTGGCATCGTCGGCGCGTGGATGATCGGAGCAGAAGGGATGGAACTGGCGGTGAACAGTGCGGTGATCGCACTGTCGGCCAATCTGGTCAACCTGCTCGATCTCCGTCCTGGCCGAGCTTGCAAGGGGGTGCTGCTCATCCTGCTACTCGTGGCCGTCTGCTCACTGCGCGCGATCAACTCTCCTGTTTTTTGGTTGGTGCTCGGCGTGGTGCTGGCCTACTTCCCCGGTGATGTGAAAGCGCGGATGATGATGGGCGACGCAGGCTCCAATTTGCTTGGCGGTAGCATCGGGCTGTTGGTCGTCGCGACCTGCTCCCCGACTGTGACGGTCGGTTGGCTCATCGTCCTGCTGATTCTGCATGTATATGCGGAAAAATATTCGCTCTCCGATACGATCGAAAACAACAGATTGTTACGCTGGCTGGATGTGCTGGGGCGGTCCGCATAAGTCATCTGTAGCTCGTAGAGAAGGCCGAGGTGCACACTGTCGCATCGGCCTTTTGGATGGTTGTCAGATAGTACCGCTATCTCTTTCCCGGCGATTCTACTACCCTATAAAGTAGACCGAACGCTACTTATGAAGGTGGGGAATCGTATGAAAAGAAGAGCCATATGGGGCATTGCTGCGGTTCTCGTTCTGTTTTTTGCGGTGCTGGTGTGGGTGTTTCTCAGGACAGAACCCAACACCGAAACCGAGCCAGCACCACAAGGGGCGGTGCCGTCAACGCCGCCGATCGTGGAGCAGCAAGCGCCTGTGCCAGATACGTCGGAGCCCGCTAAGTCGGTGCTCGGCTATTATACGCAATACGCAGCGGAGGACAAGAACTCCTATCGGTCGCTAGCCACGCACAGCGACTATCTTGATCAAGTGACCATGATGACGTTTCATGTGACAGCCACAGGCGATATTGCGGGCACTCCTGCTACGGAGGGCATCGACTTGGCCGCTTCGAAACGAGTGCCGTTATATGCGTCGCTGACCAATGAGTCTGATGCAGGGTTTGATAAAAAATTGGCGCATACGGTGCTGTCCAATCCGGACTTGCGACAGAAGACGGTGAGCCGTGCGCTCGATTTAGTAAAGCAAAATCGATTCGGTGGATTGAATCTCGATTTTGAAAATATGTACCCGACCGATCGAGCTGCGTACACTTCGTTTGTGCAGGAGCTGGCCGAGGCGATGCACAACCACAGTTATCGCTTGATCGTCTCGGCAGCCGCCAAACAAGCGGATGCTCCACAGTCTAACTGGTTTGGCGCTTTCGACTATGCAGCACTCGGGCAGGCGGCCGATCAGGTACAGCTCATGACCTATGATGAAAACGGACCATGGGGCGATCCTGGCTCAGTGGCAGGTTATCCATGGGTGGAGAGCGTCATAAGCTATGCGGTGTCAGTAATCCCGTCCCACAAAATTTTGATCGGTCTGCCTTCTTACGGATATGATTGGAACATGACGGCTGGTACTGGCAAAGCGGTGACCTGGAAAGGCATTCCCAACCTTTTGGCGAAGACGGGTGCGAAGCCGCAATGGGATGTCGGTAAGCGCTCTCCGTATTTTTCCTATACAGCGGAGGACGGCTCAGCGCACATCGTCTGGTATGAAGACGAGCGGTCGATCACAGCCAAAGTGCAGTTGGTACATGGCTATGAGCTTGGAGGCGTCTCCGTCTGGCGCATGGGGCTCGAAGACGAGTCGTTTTGGCAGGCTGTGCAAAGCGGACTTGCTGAATAAAAGAAACCGCCGCTTCTCTTTTCTGGAAGCAGGCGGTTTCTTTTCGAACGAGGCTACGTCATTGCTTGATTCGACGCTCCAACTCCTCTTGGATCAATGTCAGCACGGCGCCATCGAGCACGCCGTTGTTCGCGATGACCTGTTGCTGAATGATGCCGATGACCACATCATAGCCGAGCTCGTTGATCGCTTGTTGCGTGGTCGGGTTTTTCATCACTTCGCCTAAAAATCGGTTGATTTCAGTTTGGCCGACATGGGCCGCATCCATCAATTTTTGCGTGAGCTGCGTATCTTCTTTTAACTGTTTCAGCGTGTCTTGTGCCTGCTGTTTCAGTTCGTTCGCTTTTTCGGTCAGTGTATCTTGGTCCACGGAAATCGAGCATCCGCTGAAGAGCAGGATTGCAGCGAGCGCTGTCAGAGCCCATTTCTTTTTCATCAAGAATGCCTCCTTTGTCTCGAACCGCGTTATTTCGTTTTCCAAGCCGGGGGTTTGACTTTGCCCCTCTTGCGGTCGCGGTAGAAGACCAAGCCGCCGAGAAATGCGATGCCGCCAGTTGTAAGGATGACGCCTAGCACGATCCGCCACCAGATGACCGCATCCGGGTGCGCCATCTTGTCAACGATCGCGATCCGAATCAGATTTAAGCCGTAGCCCGATACGAGAAAGACGCCAACTAAGATCGCCCAGACGATCAATTTTGCTAACATAGAGGTCTCGTCCTTTCAAACTTGCCGATAGATTCATGTCCACTATACCGCACTGAGCAGGTGTTTCACAAGAATGCGAAGCAGTCCTTGCTGGCCACTGTGGGGAGAGCCATGCAGGGTGGCAGGATTTCCTATTGGGATGTCGAAAGCGTTTTGGATGTGCAATTTTTTTCATGCCTGCAATTCTTTGCAAACATTTTTTTGCAGACGATTCGATAGATCAATGAGTGGGGATGGTAGGGTTGATAAAAATCTTAATCGTAGGGGCGGGCCGCGGGGGATCGGCGATGCTTCGCGCCTTTGAAGATTTGGCCAAAGTGCGAGTGGTCGGGATTGTCGATATCGATACGAACGCACCCGGATTAGCGTTGGCGCGTGAGATGGGAATTGCGACCGGCGTGTATTTCGAAGACTTTTTGAATGAAAGCGTCGATGTGGTGATCGAAGCGACAGGAGACCCGCGAGTCAATCGGAAGATCAGTGAACTGAAATCGCCGCAGACGACGCTGGTGCCTGGGGCGATCGCCTCTTTGATGATGCATCTCTTGCTGGAAAAAGAGGAGTTGATTCGCCAGCTCACCGTTTCGCGGCAAGAATTGAACATCGTGTTGAACTCAACGCATGATGCGATGATTGCGATCAATGCGGAAGGTATTCTCACGCTGTACAACACCTCGGCGGAACGACTGACCGGGATTCCTGCCGAGGAGATGATCGGACTGTTGGCAAGCGAGGTGGTGCCCAACTCGCGCCTGCATGTTGTGTTGCAGACGGGGGAGTCGGAACTCAATCAATTGCAACTGTTCGGCAACACGCGGATCATCACCAACCGTGTGCCGGTGCGGGATGAGTCGGGCGATGTGGTCGGCGCGGTCGCGGTGTTTCGGGACATCACAGAAGTGCAGCAACTGGCTGAAGAGGTGACCAACCTCAAAGAGATCCAGGAACTGTTGCAGGCGATCATCAACTCGACGCAAGACGCGATCTCCGTCGTTGATACGGAGGGTCGGGGCATCTTGATCAATCCGGCTTATACGCGTTTGACGGGACTTACGGAAGGGGACATCATCGGCAAACCGGCTGAAGCGGATATCGCAGAAGGGGAATCGATGCATATGAAAGTGCTGACCACGCGCAAACCGGTGCGTGGTGTCGGCTTGAAAGTCGGCCCGGCGAAAAAAGAAGTGCTGGTCAATGTAGCACCGATCGAAGTGGACGGCATTTTAAAAGGTTCGGTCGGCATCATCCACGACATTTCGGAGATCAAAAAGCTGACCGATGAACTAAATCAGGCCAAGCAACTCATAAGAAAGCTGGAAGCGAAATATACCTTTGATGATATCATCGGTACCTCAAACGAGATGGTCGCGGCGATCGAACAAGCTCACAAAGCGGCGCAGACCCCGGCTACCGTGTTGCTGCGCGGCGAATCGGGGACGGGGAAGGAACTGTTTGCCCACGCCATCCACAACGACGGCGAGCGCAAATACAATCAGTTTATCCGCGTCAACTGTGCGGCGATCTCCGAAAGCTTGCTCGAATCGGAGTTGTTTGGCTATGAGGAAGGCGCCTTCACCGGGGCTAAACGCGGCGGCAAAAAGGGCCTGTTTGAAGAGGCGTCGGGCGGCACGATCTTCCTCGATGAGATCGGGGAGCTGTCGATGAGCATGCAGGCCAAAATTTTGCGCGTGCTGCAGGAAAAAGAGATCCTGCGCGTCGGCGGCGCTAAGGCGACGACCGTAAACGTGCGCGTGATTGCGGCGACCAACGTCAATTTAGAGCGGGCGATGCAGCAAGGAGCATTTCGTGAAGATCTGTACTACCGCCTGAACGTCTTGCCGATCATCATTCCGCCACTGCGTTTTCGGAAAGTGGATTTAGCAGCGATCGCCTCGCGTTTGATTCAAAAATACAACCAAGAGTATGGGCGTAGCGTAGAACGAATCGCTTCGGACACGCTGATAAAAATGCAAAACTACGCCTGGCCGGGTAACGTGCGGGAATTGGAGAATTCGATCGGACGGGCTATGATCAACATGAAGTTTACGGAGACGGTGATCGAACCGTATCACCTGATCCTGCCGGGAGAAGTGCCAGAACAAAATGGAGTTGGCGGCACTGCGACAGAACGGGGAGCGGTGTCTGCGGAGGCGGCGAACTCGGTTTCGGGCGAGGTGCGTCCGCTCGACGAGGTGGTCGGTGAGGCCGAGCGCCAGCACATCGAGCGGGCCTTAGAGCAGACCAAAGGCAACAAGACCGAAGCGGCCAAACGATTGGGCATCGCTGTGCGCAGTCTGTATTACAAGTTGGACAAATATGGATTGCAGTAATCCGGAAGCGGCTTTCAGTTGAAATGCGCAAGTTTTTGCAAGCAACAACTTGCGCATTTTCTGCAAAAACTTGCACGACACATGAAGGGCTCTTCCCTTTGAAAATGATTTCGCAGGGGCAAGATGCCCTTTTTGCGCCAACTTTGAAAGCGATTGCGAAAAAGTTGGCACGAACCTTGCATATATATAATTGGCGTGAACGGTTTTCAGACCAATGTGCATTTGGTAAGACTGGACATAGTTAGCGTAATGGTAGCAGATGCTATCCATAACTGCCTTTTGCTACCACTCCAGCCTAGACTTATGGTATTCTGTTTTTTGAGTGTGGGGTACTGTTAAGCTCTTGTATTATCATTCCGAAAAACGATTCACAACAATCAAAGGGGGAACTATCGTGAAAATTTTTGAATATATGGAGAAATACGACTACGAACAGCTGGTGTTCTGTCATGACGAAGCATCCGGACTGAAGGCAATCATCGCGATTCACGATACCACTTTGGGCCCGGCACTCGGCGGCACCCGCATGTGGACCTACGATACCGAAGAAGCTGCGATCGAAGACGCACTGCGCCTCGCTCGCGGCATGACCTATAAGGCAGCAGCAGCCGGCCTCAACCTCGGCGGTGGCAAGACCGTTCTGATCGGCAACCCGAAAACGGACAAATCGGAAGCGCTGTTCCGCGCGCTCGGCCGTTATGTCGAGTCCCTGAACGGCCGTTACATCACTGCAGAGGACGTCGGCACCTCCGAAACGGACATGAACTACATCCATATGGAAACCAAATACGTGACCGGCGTCTCGGTCGAATACGGATCTTCCGGCAACCCGTCTCCGATGACCGCTCTCGGCTGCTTCCGCGGTCTGCAAGCGGCAGCGAAAGCAGCGTTTGGCACGGATGATGTATCCGGCAAGACGGTCGCTGTTCAAGGCGTTGGCAATGTCGGCTACTACCTGTGCAAACAACTGCATGAAGCGGGCGCGAAGCTGATCGTCACCGATATCAACCAAGATTCGCTCGACCGCGTCGTTCGCGAGTTTGGCGCAGAAGTGGTAGCACCCAACGATATTTTCGGCGTGGAATGCGACATCTTCGCACCTTGCGCTTTGGGTGCGATCATCAACGATGAGACGATTCCGAAGTTCAAATGCAAAGTGATCGCAGGCTCTGCGAACAACCAGCTGAGAGAAGAACGTCATGGTGATACGATCCATGAGATGGGCATCTTCTACGCACCGGACTACGTGATCAACTCTGGCGGCCTGATCAACGTGGCTGTCGAGTTGGAAGGCTACAATGAAAACTTGGCGCGCAAAAAGGTTGAGAACATCTACAACATCATTTCGACCATCTTTGACATCTCCAAGCGCGACAACATTCCGACCTACCAAGCGGCAGATCGCATGGCGGAAGACCGCATCAACCAACTGAAAAACACTCGTTCGAACTTCCTGAGCACCGAGCGTTCCCTGCTGTCGAAATAACTCTTCGTCGTAGGACTACTTGAATCAGTGGAAGGAGCCAAGGAAATCAATGTCTGATCAATATGATGTTGTTGTCCTGGGCGGGGGCACGGGCGGCTATGTAGCCGCCATTCGTGCTGCCCAGCTCGGACTGAAAGTGGCTGTAGTAGAAAAAGAGAAGGTCGGCGGTACTTGTCTGCATCGTGGTTGCATGCCCTCCAAGGCGCTGCTCAAAAGCGCTGACATCATGGCGACCTTGCAAAAGTCCAAGGAGTTTGGCGTTGCGGTCGAGGGATCTGTGTCGCTCGATTTTGGCAATGTCATGGCGCGCAAAGAAAAGATCATCAACAACTTGTACAAAGGCGTGCAAGGTTTGCTCAAAAAGAACAACGTCGAGGTCATCGAAGGTCTTGGCCGCGTCATGGGTCCGTCGATCTTCTCCCCGATTGCAGGTGCTGTCTCTGTGGAACGCGCGAACGGCGAAGCGGAAATCATCGCGCCGCGCAACGTGGTCATCGCGACCGGGTCCCGCCCGCGTTCGTTGCCTGGCCTTGAGATCGATGGCAAGTATGTGATCACCTCCGACGAAGCGCTGGAGATGGAAGAGCTGCCTAAGTCGGTGATCATCGTAGGTGCTGGTGTCATCGGTTGCGAGTGGGCCTCGATGCTGTCCGACTTCGGAGTTGAAGTGACGATGATCGAGTACGCGCCGCGCATCTTGCCGCTCGAAGATGAAGATGTGTCGGCAGAACTTGCCAAACTGTTCGGCCGCCGCAAGTCGAAGATCAAGATTCATACGTCTACCGGCGTGCTTGCTGACACCGTCAAGGTGGAAGGGGAACAGGTATCGATCTCAGCGACCGTCAATGTGGGTACTGAGAAAGAAGCGGTGCAAACGTTTACCGCCGACAAGATTCTGGTCTCCGTCGGCCGTGCCGCGAACGTGGAGAACATTGGCCTTGAAGCGACCGAGATCGTCGTGGAGAAAGGCACGATCCAAGTGGATGAGCATTATCGCACGAAAGAAAAGAACATCTTTGCGATCGGTGATGTGATCAACACGCCGCAATTGGCGCACATTGCCGCGCATGAAGGGATTCATGCGATGGAAGTGATCGCAGGCGAGCACCCGCATCCGATCGACTACAAGATGATTCCGCGTTGTACATATACCCGTCCGGAAATCGCTTCCCTCGGCTATACGGAAGCAGAGCTTCGCGCGGAAGGCCGTGAGATCAAAGTGGGCAAATTCCCGTTCCGTGGCATCGGCAAGGCGATGATCAACGGCGAATTTGACGGCTTTGTGAAAATGATCGCGGATGCGAAGACGAACGACCTGCTTGGCGTGCACATCATCGGTCAAAACGCGACCGACATGATCTCG from Tumebacillus algifaecis encodes the following:
- a CDS encoding glycosyl hydrolase family 18 protein, whose protein sequence is MKRRAIWGIAAVLVLFFAVLVWVFLRTEPNTETEPAPQGAVPSTPPIVEQQAPVPDTSEPAKSVLGYYTQYAAEDKNSYRSLATHSDYLDQVTMMTFHVTATGDIAGTPATEGIDLAASKRVPLYASLTNESDAGFDKKLAHTVLSNPDLRQKTVSRALDLVKQNRFGGLNLDFENMYPTDRAAYTSFVQELAEAMHNHSYRLIVSAAAKQADAPQSNWFGAFDYAALGQAADQVQLMTYDENGPWGDPGSVAGYPWVESVISYAVSVIPSHKILIGLPSYGYDWNMTAGTGKAVTWKGIPNLLAKTGAKPQWDVGKRSPYFSYTAEDGSAHIVWYEDERSITAKVQLVHGYELGGVSVWRMGLEDESFWQAVQSGLAE
- a CDS encoding DUF2627 family protein is translated as MLAKLIVWAILVGVFLVSGYGLNLIRIAIVDKMAHPDAVIWWRIVLGVILTTGGIAFLGGLVFYRDRKRGKVKPPAWKTK
- a CDS encoding sigma 54-interacting transcriptional regulator — protein: MIKILIVGAGRGGSAMLRAFEDLAKVRVVGIVDIDTNAPGLALAREMGIATGVYFEDFLNESVDVVIEATGDPRVNRKISELKSPQTTLVPGAIASLMMHLLLEKEELIRQLTVSRQELNIVLNSTHDAMIAINAEGILTLYNTSAERLTGIPAEEMIGLLASEVVPNSRLHVVLQTGESELNQLQLFGNTRIITNRVPVRDESGDVVGAVAVFRDITEVQQLAEEVTNLKEIQELLQAIINSTQDAISVVDTEGRGILINPAYTRLTGLTEGDIIGKPAEADIAEGESMHMKVLTTRKPVRGVGLKVGPAKKEVLVNVAPIEVDGILKGSVGIIHDISEIKKLTDELNQAKQLIRKLEAKYTFDDIIGTSNEMVAAIEQAHKAAQTPATVLLRGESGTGKELFAHAIHNDGERKYNQFIRVNCAAISESLLESELFGYEEGAFTGAKRGGKKGLFEEASGGTIFLDEIGELSMSMQAKILRVLQEKEILRVGGAKATTVNVRVIAATNVNLERAMQQGAFREDLYYRLNVLPIIIPPLRFRKVDLAAIASRLIQKYNQEYGRSVERIASDTLIKMQNYAWPGNVRELENSIGRAMINMKFTETVIEPYHLILPGEVPEQNGVGGTATERGAVSAEAANSVSGEVRPLDEVVGEAERQHIERALEQTKGNKTEAAKRLGIAVRSLYYKLDKYGLQ
- a CDS encoding Leu/Phe/Val dehydrogenase, with translation MEKYDYEQLVFCHDEASGLKAIIAIHDTTLGPALGGTRMWTYDTEEAAIEDALRLARGMTYKAAAAGLNLGGGKTVLIGNPKTDKSEALFRALGRYVESLNGRYITAEDVGTSETDMNYIHMETKYVTGVSVEYGSSGNPSPMTALGCFRGLQAAAKAAFGTDDVSGKTVAVQGVGNVGYYLCKQLHEAGAKLIVTDINQDSLDRVVREFGAEVVAPNDIFGVECDIFAPCALGAIINDETIPKFKCKVIAGSANNQLREERHGDTIHEMGIFYAPDYVINSGGLINVAVELEGYNENLARKKVENIYNIISTIFDISKRDNIPTYQAADRMAEDRINQLKNTRSNFLSTERSLLSK
- the lpdA gene encoding dihydrolipoyl dehydrogenase yields the protein MSDQYDVVVLGGGTGGYVAAIRAAQLGLKVAVVEKEKVGGTCLHRGCMPSKALLKSADIMATLQKSKEFGVAVEGSVSLDFGNVMARKEKIINNLYKGVQGLLKKNNVEVIEGLGRVMGPSIFSPIAGAVSVERANGEAEIIAPRNVVIATGSRPRSLPGLEIDGKYVITSDEALEMEELPKSVIIVGAGVIGCEWASMLSDFGVEVTMIEYAPRILPLEDEDVSAELAKLFGRRKSKIKIHTSTGVLADTVKVEGEQVSISATVNVGTEKEAVQTFTADKILVSVGRAANVENIGLEATEIVVEKGTIQVDEHYRTKEKNIFAIGDVINTPQLAHIAAHEGIHAMEVIAGEHPHPIDYKMIPRCTYTRPEIASLGYTEAELRAEGREIKVGKFPFRGIGKAMINGEFDGFVKMIADAKTNDLLGVHIIGQNATDMISEASLAHLLDATPWEIGTAIHPHPTLSEAIGEAALAVDGKAIHF